A stretch of Nitrospirota bacterium DNA encodes these proteins:
- the pstC gene encoding phosphate ABC transporter permease subunit PstC has product MNSADPSREFFHFFRKSQLLNFLFKNGVLLGALSILGVTLLIAVQLVIHSHLPIEKFGFSFLWKTVWDPVGEQFGALTFLYGTLITSFLALLLAVPIGLGMAIFLSELCPWWLSNPISFMVELLAAIPSVIYGIVGIFILVPWMRNSGEAFLKSTFGFLPFFKGTPYGVGMLTAGIILAIMILPFIISVSREVLLAVPSTQREAILSLGATRWEMIWVAVLPFARSGIMGSVFLALARALGETMAVTMVIGNRPDIKLSLFEPAYTMAAVIANEFTEATSDFYIQSLIEIGLILFVVTILIHALARLLIYSVTAKFEGRS; this is encoded by the coding sequence ATGAATAGCGCTGATCCCTCCAGGGAGTTCTTTCACTTCTTTCGAAAAAGCCAGCTCCTCAATTTTCTGTTCAAAAATGGAGTGTTACTGGGTGCTCTTTCGATTCTCGGAGTGACACTTCTGATCGCCGTCCAACTGGTCATTCACTCACACCTACCTATTGAAAAATTTGGATTCTCTTTCCTCTGGAAAACCGTCTGGGACCCCGTCGGCGAACAGTTCGGAGCCCTTACCTTTCTCTATGGGACCCTGATAACCTCGTTTCTTGCCCTCCTTCTGGCTGTGCCGATTGGTCTCGGGATGGCCATTTTTCTCTCGGAACTCTGCCCCTGGTGGCTTTCCAACCCCATCAGTTTTATGGTTGAACTCCTGGCAGCTATTCCAAGCGTTATTTATGGAATCGTCGGTATATTCATTCTCGTTCCCTGGATGCGAAATAGCGGTGAAGCTTTTTTGAAATCCACTTTCGGTTTTCTCCCCTTTTTTAAGGGTACACCCTACGGCGTCGGAATGTTGACAGCCGGTATCATTCTCGCCATTATGATTCTCCCCTTTATTATTTCAGTTTCCCGTGAAGTCCTGTTAGCGGTCCCCTCCACACAGCGGGAGGCAATTCTATCGCTCGGCGCCACCCGTTGGGAAATGATTTGGGTAGCCGTCCTCCCGTTTGCCCGATCCGGAATTATGGGGTCGGTATTTCTCGCGCTTGCCCGGGCGCTCGGGGAGACGATGGCGGTTACAATGGTCATCGGAAACCGGCCAGATATTAAACTCTCTTTATTTGAACCGGCTTACACTATGGCCGCCGTCATCGCCAACGAATTTACAGAAGCAACATCCGATTTTTATATCCAATCTCTCATCGAAATCGGGTTAATCCTATTCGTCGTCACGATTTTGATCCATGCCCTGGCGAGGCTGCTTATTTATAGCGTTACAGCAAAGTTTGAGGGAAGATCATGA